CCTCGTTGCGGAAGATCTCCAGCAACAGTGGATCGAGCGCCGCGACATCCTGCGTGTCCTCGTCGGTCACCGGCTTATCACCCTTGGCGAGGGCATGGGCGCGAGCGGCCAATTGATCGACATCGTTGCGCTGGCGCTGGGCATTTGCGGCGAATTCGGCCACCAGATCCGGCAGCAGCTTCAGCGCATCGCCCACCAGTTGTTGCACCGCAGGCGAAGGGGCGACGCTGTGCTCAAGCACACGGTTGAGCAGGTTTTCCACCGCCCAGGCCAACTCAGCCAACACCAGCGCACGGACCATCCGGCCACTGCCTTTGAGGGTGTGGAAGGCGCGGCGTAATTCACTCAAGACTGATGTGTTGTCGGGGTTGGCCGACCAGCGCGGCAGATACTCCTCGAGGATTTCCAGCACCTCGTCAGTCTCTTCGAGGAAGACGTCCCGCAGTTCATCGTCCACCGGATCTTCACCGACGGGCGGCGGCAACAGGCTACCCGGCGTGATCAGCGCTGGTGGGTTGACCGACGACACAGGACTGGCCAGCACATCGGCCAGAGACTGAACGGTTTCGGGGTCGTCGAGTTCCTGCATGTCCTGCATGACCAGGGCTTCACTTGGGTTGAGCACATCCTTGAGCATCGGCACCTGCTGTTCGCTGGGGAAGAAGCCGAGTGAGGCCAGGCCTTTTTCCGCGACATCGAGCAGGTGTTCCCCCGGTGCTTCGGGGTCGTCGCCGAGGCGCTCCAGGTAATACTCAATGCTGGTGATGACGTCGGCGAGGCTGTCCAGTTGCTGCCAGCCGGGCTGGCCAGGGTCCACCAGCAGATGCTCGCGGATGAAGCCGTTGCAGGTCTCGACCAGGCTCGCCGCGCGGGCCAACGGAATCATCGCCAACGCACCGCGCACCTGGGTCAGCAACGCCGGCAAGGGTTGCAAATGCTGGCGGTCCCAGTCGGCGTCGATGTAGTCGACGATCATGTCCTTGGCCTGTTGCAGGCAAATGCGCGCTTCCTTGATCACGATCTGATGGATCTGCGTCAGATCAGTGGTCGGCAGACGGCTGTCTTCCTGGCTTTCCGGCTCCACGGTACCGACCATGCCGGCCAGGGTCGCTTCGACGTAAAGCAAGGCCCCGGCGACGTCCATGAGGGTCGCGTCGTTGGGTTCACGCTGGCCCTGAGCGAGGCTCAGCACCACCGCCAGTTGATCGATGATGACCTTGCGCGGCTGGCCGAAACCGAGCACCGCCAAGGTGTCGGCGATTTGCCGCAGGGGCGCCAGCAGGCTTTCGAGGTCCGAGGTGTGTTGGCGGTCGCTGCGCACGAACAAGTCCAGGCGCTCCTTGACCCGCACCAGCTCTTCGCACAGCGCCGACAATACCGAGCGCATGGCGTCGCGGTCAGGGCCGGCCAGCCGTGCCCGTTCTTCATCGACCATCGCGCCGTCGGGTAGCGCATCGTCTAGTGAGTAGCGATCTTTCATGGTCAGCATCTGCCCGGTGGGGTGTTCGGCCTTGGCAATATAGAACAACAAACTCTTGAGCAGCTCCGGCGGTGCCGGTTGATTGATGCCGGGCATGCCCTGTTCGAGCAAACGCTTGAGCTCTTTGTCGGCGTCCTTGAACAGACTGCGCAACGCCGGGCTGTTGGCGATAGAGCCATTGCGCATGCCCTCGACCAGTGCCGAAGCGACTTGCCATAACGGGCTCAGGGGCGCATTGCCGCACAGCGCTTCGAGGCGCGCAAAAACCCTGGCCAGATAACCGAAGTGGGTTTCGTCATCCTGCTCGCGCAACAAACCGACCAGGGCCATCTGCAACATTTGCCGCAACTTGCGCAGCACATTCGGCAAGTCGGACGGTTCCAGCAGCGCCAGGGCTTCTTGGCTCAGGGGCGGCAGCTCCAGCAGTTGCGGGCTGAACAGGCTGGTTTCCGATAACAGGCTTTCGCCACGGGCGCTGCGCAGGTCGTTGATCAAAGGCAACACGACTAAAGGCAAATCACGACGGGCGCCTTGCACCCGGTCGAGGTAAGTCGGCAATTGCCCCAGGGCTTGCAGCAACAGATGGATCGCCTCGTCGCGATGGCTGACGCGGTTCTGCTGCAAGGCGCTGGTCAACTGCTCGATCTCTTCGGCGAGCAGGGCCGCGCCGTAAAACTCGACCATCTGCAAACTACCGTGAACCTGATGGACACAGGCCAGACACTCACCCAGCGTGTGCGTCGCCTGCGGGTCGTCGATCAGGGTTTCGATCGCCTGATGAGCCTGTTTCAGCGTTTCGGCAATCTCGCCTTTGACCCACTCGAGGGCCACATAGTCGTGCCGATCACCCATAACTACTCCAATCAAATGCATACGCCCTGAGGCGGTTCAAGCTTTGTCCGCAGCCTGCGCTTTAGCGGCCGGCAAGGTGAATCCAGACACCGAACGTCGTAGCTGGCTGGCCATTTTCGCCAGGTTGCCAATGCTCTCGGCGGTGGCGGTGGAGCCGGACGAGGTTTGCGTGGTGATCTGCTGGATCACGTTCATCGTCAGGGAAATCTGGCCGGCCGACGAAGTCTGTTGCTGCGCGGCGTTGGAAATACTCTGGATCAATGCCGCGAGGGTCTTCGATACACCTTCGATTTCTTCCAGGGCCACTCCGGCATCCTGCGCCAGACGCGCGCCGCGCACCACTTCGGTGGTAGTCTGCTCCATGGAAATCACCGCTTCGTTGGTGTCGGTCTGAATCGCCCGCACCAGTGTTTCGATCTGCCGGGTCGCCGCGGACGAACGCTCTGCCAGCCGCTGTACTTCGTCGGCCACCACCGCAAAACCGCGCCCGGCATCACCGGCCATGGACGCCTGAATGGCCGCGTTGAGGGCGAGGATGTTGGTCTGATCAGCAATGTCATCGATCAGGCTGACAATGTCGCCGATTTCCTGAGAAGACTCCCCCAGTCGTTTGATGCGCTTGGCGGTGTCCTGAATCTGCTCGCGAATATTGTCCATGCCATGAATGGTGTTGTGCACCACTTCGTTGCCCTTGTTGGCGATTTCCACCGAGCGCTCGGCCACCGCAGAGGATTCGGCGGCGTTGGCCGAGACCTGATCGATGGACTGGGCCATGTCATTGATGGCCGTGGAGGCTTCGGAAATCTGCTGGGCCTGATGCTCCGAGGCTTGGGCCAGGTGCATGGCGGTGGCCTGGGTTTCCTGCACGGCGGCGGCGACTTGGCCGGCGGTGAGGTTGATGGTCGCCACCAGATCGCGCAGTTGGTCGACGGAATAGTTGATCGAGTCAGCGATGGTCCCGGTGAAGTCTTCAGTCACCGAGGCGGTCACGGTCAGGTCGCCGTCGGCGAGGTCTTCGATTTCGTCCAGCAAACGCATGATCGCGTTCTGGTTGCGCTCGTTCTTCTCGGCGGTTTCACGCAACTGACGGTTGGTTTCGCGCACCATCACCAGGCCGATGAGGATGATCGACATTAGTGCGAGCAAGCCCAGCACATAGCCGCCGATGGTATCGGTGTTGCGCCCGCCGGCGAGGTTTTCGAAACGGCTGGCCAGGTGCGAGGCTTCATCGAGCAGGGTTTGCGAGAGGGTAAAAATGTTGCTGGCCGATTCGCGGACCTTGAACAGCTGCGGCGAAGTTTCGAGGATTTCATCCACCGAACCCGAGACGAATTCAAACAGTTCGGAAATTTCGGTCAAACGGGTACGCGCATCACGGTCTTCAACCTGGCTGATTTTCAGTGCCGCATTGCCCTGAAGCATGCCGTTGAGCACCAGGCCGAAACGCGCCGCATCGCGACCGAAAGCGTCGGCCGCCTGCTGCGAATTTTCATCGCCGGACAGCACGGTGTTCACCGCACCGAGAATCCGCTCGGCCAGCAACGACTGACGCTGGGCCATCGCCACCTGAGTGGCCGGGGCGCCACGTTGCAGGAGGGTTTCGACGACCTTTTCATACTCGACCTGTAACTGCGGCACGGTTTCTGCCAAGGTCGCGGCCACTTGATGCAAGGACAACACAGTCTGTTCGCTGGAGAGGATGGCGTCGGTGTTTTTCAGCAGACGCTCCCAATCCAGCTGCACGGCGCGCATTTCCGGGCGCACGGTGGACGGTGCTGGTGGCAGGCCGGTGGAAGGATCGCCTTTCTTCAGATAACCCCAACGCTGGGCGAAGTCGTTGCGCGCATCGCTGAGCAATTTGAATGCCGCAGCCTTGCCGGCGGCGGCTTCGGTGGCGTTCTTGGCGATGCGTTGGGACAGCACGCGCAGTTCACCGGCGTGCCCGATGTACTGTTTGTCGTAATTCGCCTGGGTGTTGAGGTACGCGAAGTTGGCGAACAGCAGCATGATGAAGACAATCAGCGCGATGAACAGCACGATGATCTGCGACCGGCTGCGCGACCCTTCTGGCTTGCCTGTGTTTGCTTTTATCATCGGTCCTCGCCTGTTAACCAACATCTGTGAACCTTGCCGAGAACCCTGTGGGAGCGGGCTTGCCCGCGATGAGGGCGTGTCAGTCGACATCTATTGAACCTGACACACCGCTATCGCGGGCAAGCCCGCTCCCACAGGTTATGCGGCGACGTTCATGAATCCTTGCGACTGCGCCAACGCAAACGGGCTGAACACCTGCCACTTCTGCTCCCGCTGAAACCGGCCTTTGACGAACGCCGACATCGGCCCTTGCAAGTCACCGACCGGCACCGGCTCCAGACTTTCCAGGGCAAAGTGCTGCAAGCCGAAGACCTCATCGACCATCAACCCTGCAAACACGTCTTTGTGCTCCACCACCAATATCCGCCGTTGCTTGCGCAAGGCAGGCAGTTCATGGCCGGGCTCATGACCATAAAAAAAGCCATGCAAATCCATGATCGGCAGCAGGCGCCCGCGCAGGTTAGCCACGCCCTTGACCCAGGGTTTGACCCCCGGCAATTGCGTAACCCGCGGTTCATGCAGGACTTCGCTGACTTCGCCCATGGGCGCGACATACCAATGCTCGCCCAAGCGAAAGCCGATGCCGCTCCAGCTGTCCTGTCGGGTCGGCTGGGACGGCAGATCCGCCGCCAGCAGACGACAGCGCTGGTCAATCTGCAGCAGCAGTTCGAAAGCCGTCAGCGACTCGGTCATGACCGGATGATCAACCGGCCAACACGTTGTTCAGGGTTTTGATCAGGGTGTCTTCATCGACCGGTTTGGTCAGATAGTCCTTGGCGCCCTGTCGCGTGCCCCAGACTTTGTCGGTTTCCTGATCCTTGGTGGTGATGATGATCACCGGAATGTGCCCGGTTTCCGGGTCTTTGGTCAGCTGACGGGTCGCCTGGAAACCATTAAGGCCGGGCATGACGATGTCCATCAGCACTGCGTCGGGTTTTTCCTGACGGGCCAGGGCCACGCCGTCGGCGCCGTTTTCGGCTTTCAACACCTCATGACCGTGCTTTTCGAGCATGCCGGTCAATTTGTACATTTCGGTCGGCGAGTCATCGACGATCAGAATACGTGCCATGGTCTTCCCCATTCTTGTCGACACCGGGCCCCATGGCCGAGCGTCACTGTGCGTGTCCTACTGCGGCGAAACGGCGGCGAAGCCCGGTACATGGGCCTGAATCGCGTTCAGCAGTTCTTCCTTGCTGAAAGGCTTGGTCAAAAACTGGTCGGAACCGACGATCCGGCCTTTGGCCTTGTCGAACAACCCGTCCTTGGACGACAGCATAATCACTGGCGTGGACTTGAACGCACTGTTGTTCTTGATTAAAGCGCAGGTCTGATAACCATCCAGACGCGGCATCATGATGTCGACAAAGATGATGCCGGGGTGATTGTCGGCAATCTTGGCCAAGGCATCGAAACCATCGATTGCGGTGATGACTTCACAGCCCACATTTTTCAACAGCGTTTCGGCGGTGCGACGAATCGTTTTCGAATCATCGATCACCATGACCTTCAAGGCGCTGGAATGCTGTTCCATAGTGGCTCTACCGTCGCCTTTGTGAATCAAATTGTCCGTTTACGGCTCATTGATGGCTCAAAACCCTTATTGATCAAGGGCCGAGCCTTTTTAGCACAGTCTCCCCCTCCAATCTATCGGGCGACCCTGGCGGTGGTTTTTCCTTGACCGGGAACACACTCAGCGCCACTCTGACGCCACTTTTTCACCACACTTTCCACCCCAATTTCGAGGAAAACCCCATGAGCGTTCGCGTCGGGATTGTCATGGATCCTATCGCCAGCATCTCCTATAAAAAGGATAGCTCGCTGGCCATGCTGCTGGCCGCGCAAAAGCGTGGCTGGGAACTGTTCTATATGGAACAGCGCGATTTGTATCAGGCCGAAGGCGAGGCTCGCGGGCGGATGCGTCCGCTGAAGGTGTTCGCCAACCCGGAAAAATGGTTTGAGCTGGGCGCCGAAAGCGATGCGCTGCTGAGCGACCTGGACGTGATCCTGATGCGCAAGGATCCGCCGTTCGACATGGAATTCGTCTATTCCACGTATTTGCTGGAACAAGCGGAAAATGCTGGCGTACTGGTGGTCAACAAGCCGCAAAGCCTGCGTGACTGCAACGAAAAGCTGTTCGCCACGCTGTTCCCGCAGTGCACGCCGCCGACCATCGTCAGCCGTCGCCCGGACGTATTGCGTGAATTCGCCGACCATCACGGTGACGTGATCCTCAAGCCGCTGGACGGCATGGGCGGCTCGTCGATCTTCCGTCACACCGCTGGCCACCCGAACCTGTCGGTGATCCTCGAAACCCTGACCTTGCATGGCCGTCAGCAGATCATGATCCAGGGTTACCTGCCGGCGATCGTTGATGGCGACAAACGCATCCTGATGATCGACGGCGAGCCGGTGGATTACTGCCTGGCACGGATTCCCGCGCTCGGCGAAACCCGTGGCAACCTCGCCGCCGGTGGCCGTGGCGAAGCCCGACCGCTGACCGAGAAGGATCGCTGGATCGCCGCGCAAGTCGGCCCGACCCTGCGTGAGAAGGGCTTGCTGTTCGTCGGTCTCGACGTGATCGGTGAGCATCTGACCGAAATCAACGTCACCAGCCCGACCTGCATTCGCGAGATCGATAACGCGTTCGGCACCGACATTGGTGGCCTTCTGATGGATGCCATCGATCAGAAGCTCAAGACTCGTTGATCGAGAACAGCCAAGAAGCAACCAACATTGCGTTATCATCCCCGGCTTGTAAAAAACGCGATGTTGGTTTTCTTGTTATGACACTCCCGTCCGATCTGCCCCCTGAACTCGCCCACCGTGGCGTGCGTCCGGCTGATCGCCTCGGTTTCACCCTGTTCCTGGCGGCGCTGATTCACCTGGCCTTGCTGTTGGGCGTCGGGTTCTCCATGGTCGAGCCCCAGCAAATCAGCAAAACCCTGGAAATCACCCTCGCCACTTTCAAAAGCGAAAAGAAGCCTGCAAAAGCTGACTTTCTCGCCCAGGAAAATCAGCAAGGCAGCGGCACCCTGGAAAAAAAGGCGATTCCCAAGACCACCGAGGTCGCGCCATTCCAGGACAACAAGGTGCAGCAAGTCACCCCACCGCCGGCGGCCAAGCCTCAAGTGCAGGAAGCCGCGCCCAAGGCATCTGTGACCACCGTCGCGCCGAAGCCGAAAAAAGCCGCAACCAAGACTGAAGAACCCAAGCCCCTGACCAAACCCCAAGTGGCGGCACCGACCTTCGATAGCTCGCAGCTGTCCAGCGACATCGCCAGCCTGGAAGCGGAACTGGCCAACGAACAACAGCTGTACGCCAAGCGCCCGCGCATTCACCGCTTGAGCGCCGCGTCGACCATGCGCGACAAAGGCGCCTGGTACAAAGATGAATGGCGCAAGAAGGTCGAGCGCATCGGCAACCTCAACTACCCCGACGAGGCTCGGCGCAAACAGATCTATGGCAATTTGCGACTGATGGTCTCGATCAACCGCGACGGCTCGCTGTATGAAGTGCTGGTGCTGGAATCGTCCGGCCAGCCGCTGCTGGATCAGGCGGCGCAGCGCATCGTCAGGCTCGCGGCGCCGTTTGCACCGTTTACCGGGGATCTGTCGGACATTGACCGTCTGGAAATCATTCGCACGTGGAAGTTTGCGCGTGGGGATCGTCTTTCGAGTAACTGAACGCCACAAAACCCTGTGGGAGCGGGCTTGCCCGCGATAGCGGTCTGTCTGACACTTCAATTTTGGATGTACCGCCGTCATCGCGGGCAAGCCCGCTCCCACAGGGAACAGGTTGTTTGCGGGTATTCGGGGCATTTCCTGTGCATCCCCGGCTTGTCAGTTCGCCCCTCCAACGCCACACTAGCGCTCATGAAGAACGTCAGCCCCAGCTACCTCAAGCATCACTTCCTGATCGCCATGCCTCACATGGCCGACCCGAACTTTGCGCACACCTTGACCTACATCGTCGAGCACACGGCCAATGGTGCCATGGGGCTGGTGGTCAATCGCCCGCAGGACCTGAACCTGGCCGATATCCTCGAGCAATTGCGCCCCGATATCGAACCGCCGTTGCTCTGCCAGCACGTGCCGATCTTTATGGGTGGCCCGGTGCAAACCGACCGCGGTTTTGTCCTGCACCCATCGGGTAAATCTTTTCAGGCGACCGTTGATCTGGAAGGCGATTTGTCCCTCTCGACCTCCCAGGACGTGCTGTTCGCCATCGCCGACGGCGTCGGTCCCGCGAAAAGTGTGATCACCCTCGGCTACGCCGGTTGGGAAGCCGGGCAACTGGAAGCCGAACTGGCCGATAACGCCTGGCTCACCTGCCCGTTCGATGCCGACATTCTGTTCAACACCAGCAGCGAATTGCGTCTTGAAGCGGCGGCCAAGCACTTGGGCGTCAATCTCAACCTGCTCACCAGCCAGGCGGGGCACGCCTGATGGCCCTGCGGTTGATTTTGGGTTTCGACTACGGCACCAAACAGATCGGCGTTGCGGTCGGTCAGGTGATTACCGGCCAGGCCCGCGAGCTGTGCACCTTGAAGGCGCAAAATGGCATTCCCGACTGGAATCAGGTCGAAGCGCTGATTAAAGAGTGGAAACCCGACGCTGTGGTGGTCGGCCTGCCGCTGAACATGGACGGCACGCCGAGCGACATGTGCCTGCGGGCCGAGAAGTTCGCCCGACGCCTGAACGGCCGCTACAACCTGCCCTTCTATACGCATGACGAGCGCCTGACCACCTTCGAGGCCAAGGGCGAACGCCTGGTCCGTGGCGGCCAGAAAGGCAGTTACCGCGACAACCCGGTCGATGCCATCGCCGCCGCCCTGCTGCTGCAAGGCTGGCTCGACGAAAACACCGCACTGTTCGAATCCTGACCGCACCTAATTCTGAAGAGCCGCTGCGGCGTCTCCCTTAGCTACAACCCGAGCCACCACTCAAGCAACATCCGGCTCGGGACAAAGAAGGAGCAAACCATGAGCCTGCCCAATCCCGCCGAACTGATCAGCCAGATGGCGATCCGTCTTGACACCTATCTGGCCAAACGGGGCATCAGCGAACCGCGCTATATCGGCATTCGGACCGGTGGCGTCTGGGTCGCGCAGGCGTTGCTCGATGAATTGGGCAGCGATTCGCCCCTGGGCACCCTGGACGTTTCGTTCTACCGCGACGATTTCAGCCAGAACGGCCTGCACCCACAAGTACGCCCATCGGCGCTGCCGTTCGAAATCGAAGGCCAGCACCTGGTGCTGATCGATGACGTGCTGATGAGCGGTCGGACCATCCGCGCCGCGATGAACGAACTCTTCGACTACGGCCGCCCGGCCAGCGTGACGCTGGTGTGCCTGCTGGACCTTGACGCCGGTGAGCTGCCGATCCGCCCGAACGTGGTTGGCGCGACCCTGTCGCTGGCGGCCCACGAACGAGTGAAACTGTCCGGCCCGGAACTCAAGCTCGAACTTCAAGACCTCGCCCTTTAATTCGCCCTATTGAGAGTCCCCCTCGCGATGACGCCTCTAGAAACCAAGCGCCCGCTGCAGCTCAATGATCAGGGCCAGCTGCGCCACTTCCTCTCGCTCGACGGTTTGCGCCGCGAGTTGCTGACGGAAATCCTCGATACCGCCGACTCGTTCCTCGAAGTGGGCGCCCGGGCGGTGAAGAAAGTCCCGTTGCTGCGCGGCAAGACCGTGTGCAACGTGTTCTTCGAGAACTCCACCCGCACCCGCACCACCTTCGAACTGGCGGCCCAGCGGCTGTCGGCAGACGTGATCACCCTGAACGTGTCCACGTCGTCGGCGAGCAAGGGCGAAACCCTGCTCGACACCCTGCGCAACCTGGAAGCCATGGCCGCCGACATGTTCGTCGTGCGTCACGGTGACTCCGGCGCGGCGCACTTCAT
The Pseudomonas lini DNA segment above includes these coding regions:
- the pilG gene encoding twitching motility response regulator PilG — its product is MEQHSSALKVMVIDDSKTIRRTAETLLKNVGCEVITAIDGFDALAKIADNHPGIIFVDIMMPRLDGYQTCALIKNNSAFKSTPVIMLSSKDGLFDKAKGRIVGSDQFLTKPFSKEELLNAIQAHVPGFAAVSPQ
- a CDS encoding TonB family protein, with the protein product MTLPSDLPPELAHRGVRPADRLGFTLFLAALIHLALLLGVGFSMVEPQQISKTLEITLATFKSEKKPAKADFLAQENQQGSGTLEKKAIPKTTEVAPFQDNKVQQVTPPPAAKPQVQEAAPKASVTTVAPKPKKAATKTEEPKPLTKPQVAAPTFDSSQLSSDIASLEAELANEQQLYAKRPRIHRLSAASTMRDKGAWYKDEWRKKVERIGNLNYPDEARRKQIYGNLRLMVSINRDGSLYEVLVLESSGQPLLDQAAQRIVRLAAPFAPFTGDLSDIDRLEIIRTWKFARGDRLSSN
- the gshB gene encoding glutathione synthase, which encodes MSVRVGIVMDPIASISYKKDSSLAMLLAAQKRGWELFYMEQRDLYQAEGEARGRMRPLKVFANPEKWFELGAESDALLSDLDVILMRKDPPFDMEFVYSTYLLEQAENAGVLVVNKPQSLRDCNEKLFATLFPQCTPPTIVSRRPDVLREFADHHGDVILKPLDGMGGSSIFRHTAGHPNLSVILETLTLHGRQQIMIQGYLPAIVDGDKRILMIDGEPVDYCLARIPALGETRGNLAAGGRGEARPLTEKDRWIAAQVGPTLREKGLLFVGLDVIGEHLTEINVTSPTCIREIDNAFGTDIGGLLMDAIDQKLKTR
- the ruvX gene encoding Holliday junction resolvase RuvX; translation: MALRLILGFDYGTKQIGVAVGQVITGQARELCTLKAQNGIPDWNQVEALIKEWKPDAVVVGLPLNMDGTPSDMCLRAEKFARRLNGRYNLPFYTHDERLTTFEAKGERLVRGGQKGSYRDNPVDAIAAALLLQGWLDENTALFES
- the pyrR gene encoding bifunctional pyr operon transcriptional regulator/uracil phosphoribosyltransferase PyrR, with the translated sequence MSLPNPAELISQMAIRLDTYLAKRGISEPRYIGIRTGGVWVAQALLDELGSDSPLGTLDVSFYRDDFSQNGLHPQVRPSALPFEIEGQHLVLIDDVLMSGRTIRAAMNELFDYGRPASVTLVCLLDLDAGELPIRPNVVGATLSLAAHERVKLSGPELKLELQDLAL
- a CDS encoding methyl-accepting chemotaxis protein, which produces MIKANTGKPEGSRSRSQIIVLFIALIVFIMLLFANFAYLNTQANYDKQYIGHAGELRVLSQRIAKNATEAAAGKAAAFKLLSDARNDFAQRWGYLKKGDPSTGLPPAPSTVRPEMRAVQLDWERLLKNTDAILSSEQTVLSLHQVAATLAETVPQLQVEYEKVVETLLQRGAPATQVAMAQRQSLLAERILGAVNTVLSGDENSQQAADAFGRDAARFGLVLNGMLQGNAALKISQVEDRDARTRLTEISELFEFVSGSVDEILETSPQLFKVRESASNIFTLSQTLLDEASHLASRFENLAGGRNTDTIGGYVLGLLALMSIILIGLVMVRETNRQLRETAEKNERNQNAIMRLLDEIEDLADGDLTVTASVTEDFTGTIADSINYSVDQLRDLVATINLTAGQVAAAVQETQATAMHLAQASEHQAQQISEASTAINDMAQSIDQVSANAAESSAVAERSVEIANKGNEVVHNTIHGMDNIREQIQDTAKRIKRLGESSQEIGDIVSLIDDIADQTNILALNAAIQASMAGDAGRGFAVVADEVQRLAERSSAATRQIETLVRAIQTDTNEAVISMEQTTTEVVRGARLAQDAGVALEEIEGVSKTLAALIQSISNAAQQQTSSAGQISLTMNVIQQITTQTSSGSTATAESIGNLAKMASQLRRSVSGFTLPAAKAQAADKA
- a CDS encoding chemotaxis protein CheW — protein: MTESLTAFELLLQIDQRCRLLAADLPSQPTRQDSWSGIGFRLGEHWYVAPMGEVSEVLHEPRVTQLPGVKPWVKGVANLRGRLLPIMDLHGFFYGHEPGHELPALRKQRRILVVEHKDVFAGLMVDEVFGLQHFALESLEPVPVGDLQGPMSAFVKGRFQREQKWQVFSPFALAQSQGFMNVAA
- a CDS encoding YqgE/AlgH family protein, with product MKNVSPSYLKHHFLIAMPHMADPNFAHTLTYIVEHTANGAMGLVVNRPQDLNLADILEQLRPDIEPPLLCQHVPIFMGGPVQTDRGFVLHPSGKSFQATVDLEGDLSLSTSQDVLFAIADGVGPAKSVITLGYAGWEAGQLEAELADNAWLTCPFDADILFNTSSELRLEAAAKHLGVNLNLLTSQAGHA
- the pilH gene encoding twitching motility response regulator PilH, which translates into the protein MARILIVDDSPTEMYKLTGMLEKHGHEVLKAENGADGVALARQEKPDAVLMDIVMPGLNGFQATRQLTKDPETGHIPVIIITTKDQETDKVWGTRQGAKDYLTKPVDEDTLIKTLNNVLAG